The following are from one region of the Candidatus Kinetoplastibacterium crithidii genome:
- the ffh gene encoding signal recognition particle protein: MLDNLTKRFSKIIKKIKGEARLTEANTSDMLREIRIALLEADVSFVVVRDFIDSVKKKCLGVEVIDSLNPGQVLVSVVHKELVRVIGGDFGEYSTEISLDSKPPAIILMIGLQGVGKTTTSGKLAYWFKNGHHIRNGKLTGKKKVLLVSTDIYRPAAIEQLRIIADQIDVDFFEVKTSLKPCDIAIEALDYSRRHYYDIVIFDTAGRLGIDDFMMNEIKSLHKIISPIETLFVVDSMQGQDAINTAKAFSEVVPITGIVLTKLDGDSRGGVALSVSKITGKPLKLVGISEKINGLELFYPDRMASRILGMGDILSLVEQAQKNIDFDNNKTINLLKSKDKFDFNDFYAQITQMKKMGSMSELLDKLPEGLQISGKVLGNNNPDKMIIKTEAIINSMTLLERSKPEIIKSSRKRRIAKGSGTTVQDVNNLIKQLDQMQSIVKKIKKNGFSKIFRSITGAKNFLK, translated from the coding sequence ATGCTAGATAATTTGACTAAGCGATTTTCAAAAATCATAAAGAAAATAAAAGGAGAGGCTCGTTTAACTGAAGCTAATACTAGTGATATGTTGCGTGAAATACGAATAGCTTTGTTAGAGGCCGATGTTTCTTTTGTTGTTGTTAGAGATTTTATAGATAGTGTTAAGAAAAAATGTCTTGGTGTTGAGGTTATTGATAGCTTAAATCCAGGTCAAGTTTTGGTTAGTGTTGTTCATAAAGAATTAGTTAGAGTTATCGGCGGAGACTTTGGAGAGTACTCGACAGAGATATCCTTAGATTCTAAACCACCTGCCATTATTCTTATGATTGGTCTACAGGGAGTAGGTAAAACTACTACTTCTGGAAAATTAGCATATTGGTTTAAAAATGGGCATCATATTAGAAATGGAAAATTAACAGGAAAGAAAAAGGTACTATTAGTTAGTACTGACATATACCGTCCAGCTGCAATAGAACAATTAAGAATTATAGCTGATCAGATAGATGTAGATTTTTTTGAGGTTAAAACATCTTTAAAACCATGTGATATAGCTATTGAAGCTTTAGATTATTCTCGTCGTCATTATTATGATATTGTTATTTTTGATACGGCTGGTCGTCTTGGTATAGATGATTTTATGATGAATGAAATAAAATCATTGCATAAAATAATTAGTCCTATTGAAACATTATTTGTTGTTGATTCTATGCAAGGTCAAGATGCTATAAATACAGCTAAAGCATTTTCTGAAGTTGTTCCGATCACAGGGATTGTTTTAACAAAGTTAGATGGTGATTCTAGAGGTGGTGTAGCCTTGTCTGTGAGTAAGATAACAGGAAAACCTTTAAAGCTTGTTGGTATATCGGAAAAAATAAATGGGTTAGAACTATTTTATCCAGATCGTATGGCTAGTCGCATACTAGGTATGGGAGATATTCTGTCTCTAGTGGAACAAGCTCAAAAGAATATAGATTTTGATAACAATAAAACTATAAATTTATTAAAATCTAAGGATAAATTTGATTTTAATGATTTTTATGCGCAAATTACTCAAATGAAAAAAATGGGTTCTATGAGTGAATTGTTAGATAAATTACCAGAAGGTTTACAGATTTCTGGCAAAGTTTTAGGAAATAATAATCCTGATAAAATGATCATAAAAACAGAGGCCATCATTAATTCTATGACTTTATTAGAAAGGAGCAAACCAGAAATAATCAAGTCATCTAGGAAACGTAGAATAGCCAAAGGATCAGGAACAACAGTTCAGGATGTTAATAATTTAATTAAACAGTTAGACCAAATGCAGTCAATAGTTAAAAAAATTAAAAAGAATGGTTTTAGTAAAATCTTTCGTTCTATAACCGGGGCTAAAAATTTTTTAAAATAG
- the metG gene encoding methionine--tRNA ligase, whose product MQRTLFVTTALPYANGSLHLGHIMEYIQADIWVRSMRMSGHKVYFIGADDAHGAPIMLKAEAEGISPRELTARYSLERPLYLNGFHIAFDYWHSTDSEENKELAIEIYNCLKNNNLIELRSVNQFYDPLKKMFLADRYIKGECPKCHAKDQYGDSCESCGSTYKPTDLINPYSSLTKATPIFKSSEHLFFKLSSKECVDFLIDWTTSKNKQGRKKLQDQVFSKIQEWLGSDPSNVNLNDWDISRDAPYFGIEIPDFPKKYFYVWLDAPIGYLASMKAYCKTHNLNFDEILDPNNNVEQIHFIGKDIIYFHALFWPAMLKFSGRKTPDEINVHGFITINGEKMSKSRGTGISPLSYLKLGLNPEWLRYYLSSKLNSKIEDIDFTIDDFIRKINSDLIGKYVNIASRTCRLTTKYLGGKLNYYEKEKEISQEIYLRSETVRKNLEDREYSKAVKEIMSYADYTNQCFDNEKPWEISKKIESYNCSYYKKLQFICSCTLARFKALSIMLSPILPKTSRKIARELFGMTKDFNWEDIQKLPITINEFEHLMQRAEKEQLTKLFENNQSTIENMDHKQENQSISIEDFMKIDLRVAKIIKCEEVKDSEKLLQLTLDIGNNNSTKNVFSGIKSSYTPDELIGKLTIFVANLKPRKMRFGISEGMILAASNKEDPNKKIYLIEPNSGALPGMKVS is encoded by the coding sequence ATGCAACGTACTCTCTTTGTTACCACTGCTTTACCTTATGCTAACGGCTCTTTGCATCTTGGACATATCATGGAATATATACAAGCTGATATATGGGTAAGATCTATGAGAATGTCTGGACACAAAGTATATTTTATTGGAGCAGATGATGCCCATGGAGCACCTATTATGCTGAAAGCGGAAGCAGAAGGCATATCTCCAAGAGAACTAACAGCTCGTTATTCATTAGAAAGACCATTATACCTGAATGGATTTCATATCGCTTTTGATTATTGGCACTCAACAGATTCAGAAGAAAATAAAGAGCTAGCCATAGAAATATATAACTGCCTCAAAAATAATAATTTAATTGAATTAAGAAGTGTAAATCAATTCTATGACCCATTAAAAAAAATGTTTCTTGCTGACAGATATATAAAAGGAGAATGTCCTAAATGTCACGCTAAAGATCAATATGGAGATTCTTGTGAATCTTGTGGGTCCACATATAAACCAACAGATCTAATAAATCCTTATTCTTCTCTTACAAAAGCAACACCAATATTCAAATCATCTGAACATTTATTTTTCAAATTATCTAGCAAAGAATGTGTTGATTTTTTAATAGATTGGACTACGAGCAAAAATAAACAAGGAAGAAAAAAGTTACAGGATCAAGTATTCTCTAAAATACAAGAATGGTTGGGGTCAGATCCTTCCAATGTCAATCTAAACGATTGGGATATTTCCAGAGATGCCCCATATTTTGGAATAGAAATACCAGATTTTCCCAAAAAATATTTTTACGTTTGGTTAGATGCACCTATTGGCTATTTAGCTTCTATGAAAGCATATTGCAAAACTCATAATCTTAATTTCGATGAAATTTTAGATCCTAATAATAATGTAGAACAAATTCATTTTATTGGCAAAGACATAATATATTTTCATGCTCTTTTTTGGCCAGCTATGCTAAAATTTTCTGGAAGAAAAACACCTGATGAAATTAATGTCCATGGTTTTATTACTATAAATGGCGAAAAAATGTCTAAGAGTCGTGGCACAGGAATCTCACCGTTATCATATTTAAAATTAGGCCTAAATCCAGAATGGCTAAGATATTATCTATCATCAAAATTAAATTCTAAGATAGAGGATATAGACTTTACTATTGATGATTTTATAAGGAAGATAAATAGTGATTTGATAGGTAAATATGTTAACATTGCAAGTCGTACATGCCGATTAACAACAAAGTATCTGGGTGGTAAACTTAACTATTACGAAAAAGAAAAAGAAATATCACAAGAAATATACTTGCGCTCAGAAACAGTTAGAAAAAACTTAGAAGACCGGGAATACAGCAAAGCTGTTAAAGAAATAATGTCTTATGCTGATTACACAAATCAATGTTTTGATAACGAAAAACCTTGGGAAATCTCAAAGAAAATAGAATCCTATAATTGTAGTTATTACAAAAAGCTACAATTTATTTGCTCTTGCACATTAGCTAGATTCAAAGCCTTATCCATAATGTTAAGCCCTATATTACCCAAAACATCTAGAAAAATAGCTAGAGAACTATTTGGCATGACAAAAGATTTTAATTGGGAAGATATCCAAAAATTACCAATAACTATAAACGAATTTGAACATCTTATGCAACGAGCAGAAAAAGAACAACTTACAAAATTATTTGAAAATAATCAATCTACAATTGAAAATATGGACCATAAACAAGAAAACCAATCTATTAGCATAGAAGATTTTATGAAAATAGACCTAAGAGTAGCAAAAATTATTAAATGCGAAGAAGTAAAAGATTCTGAAAAACTACTACAATTGACCTTAGATATAGGTAATAATAACTCCACCAAAAATGTTTTTTCAGGAATAAAATCATCGTATACTCCTGACGAACTCATTGGGAAGCTAACAATTTTTGTTGCTAATTTGAAGCCTAGAAAAATGAGATTTGGAATTTCAGAAGGGATGATCCTAGCAGCAAGCAATAAAGAAGACCCAAATAAGAAAATCTATCTAATAGAACCGAACAGTGGAGCTTTACCTGGCATGAAAGTAAGCTAA
- the htpG gene encoding molecular chaperone HtpG, whose protein sequence is MNQNSQSVQSEKMSFQAEVKQLLHLMIHSLYSNKEIFLRELVSNASDACDKLRFESLDNPDLLSKDSKLSIIVSYDKDKHIITVSDNGIGMSREEVINNLGTIAKSGTKDFFKNLSGDKQKDAQLIGQFGVGFYSSFIVADKVKVTTLKAGLGKESSISWESDGLGEFIVSDSNRDTHGTDVELHLKEDSFDLLNGWKLREILQKYSDHISLPIYMYKEEWDDNKKIQIQTKDLEIVNKSNALWARQKSDITESEYKEFYKALFHDFEDPLFWTHNKIEGRSEYTQLFFIPKHAPLDIWDRDSSHGIKLYIQRVFIMDDSEQLLPRYLRFVRGIIDTADLELNVSREILQESKDLFAIKEASIKRILGLLDDAAKNKAEDYKIFWNEFGQILKEGIGEDFAHKERIAKLLRFTSTYGEDDSQSTSLSEYVSRMNSTQEGIYYITADSLMAAKNSPHLEIFRKNNIEVLLLPDRIDEWMISNLRDFDGKPLISIAKEGFDVSKIGGEADIKDPDELPESSKSIIKKIESVLKDRVKSVKVSSRLVDSPACVLVEKNELSPHMVRILKDAGQNPPESKFILEINPEHDFFKKLSDLDEAAFEQWSNLLLDQAILTSGGNLKDPAAFVRCLNSILLKT, encoded by the coding sequence ATGAATCAAAATAGTCAATCTGTACAATCTGAAAAAATGAGTTTTCAAGCTGAAGTAAAACAATTGCTTCATTTGATGATACATTCTTTATATAGCAATAAAGAAATATTTTTGAGAGAGTTGGTTTCTAATGCATCAGATGCATGTGATAAGTTGCGTTTTGAATCTCTAGATAATCCTGATTTGCTATCAAAAGATTCAAAGCTTAGTATAATTGTTTCTTATGATAAAGATAAACATATCATTACCGTTTCTGATAATGGTATAGGTATGTCTAGAGAAGAAGTTATTAATAATTTAGGAACTATAGCAAAGTCTGGTACTAAAGATTTCTTTAAAAATTTAAGTGGAGATAAACAAAAAGATGCTCAATTAATTGGTCAGTTTGGTGTTGGTTTTTATTCTTCTTTTATTGTTGCTGACAAGGTTAAAGTAACTACTCTTAAAGCTGGATTAGGCAAAGAGTCTTCTATTAGTTGGGAATCTGATGGATTAGGTGAGTTTATCGTATCTGATTCAAATCGCGATACACATGGAACTGATGTGGAATTACATCTAAAAGAGGATTCATTTGATTTATTGAATGGTTGGAAGTTGAGAGAAATTTTACAGAAGTATTCTGACCATATATCTTTGCCTATATACATGTATAAAGAAGAGTGGGATGATAATAAAAAAATACAAATTCAAACGAAAGATTTGGAAATAGTTAACAAATCTAATGCATTATGGGCAAGACAAAAATCTGATATTACTGAAAGTGAATACAAAGAATTTTATAAAGCTTTATTCCATGATTTTGAAGATCCGTTATTTTGGACTCATAATAAGATAGAGGGTCGTAGCGAGTATACTCAATTATTTTTCATTCCTAAACATGCTCCATTAGATATATGGGATAGAGATAGTAGTCATGGCATCAAGCTATATATACAGCGTGTATTTATTATGGATGACTCAGAACAATTACTTCCAAGATATCTACGTTTTGTGAGAGGTATTATAGATACAGCTGATCTTGAATTAAATGTCTCTAGAGAAATTTTACAAGAAAGTAAAGATTTATTTGCTATAAAAGAAGCATCTATTAAACGAATATTAGGTTTGTTAGATGATGCAGCAAAAAATAAAGCAGAAGATTATAAGATATTTTGGAATGAATTTGGTCAGATTCTTAAAGAAGGGATTGGAGAAGATTTTGCTCATAAGGAAAGAATTGCTAAATTGTTAAGATTTACCTCAACTTATGGAGAAGATGATAGTCAATCTACATCTCTTTCTGAATACGTATCTAGAATGAATTCTACGCAAGAAGGTATATACTATATTACAGCTGATTCTTTAATGGCTGCTAAAAATAGTCCTCATTTAGAGATTTTCCGCAAAAATAATATAGAAGTTTTATTATTGCCTGATAGAATAGATGAATGGATGATTTCTAATTTGAGGGATTTTGATGGAAAGCCTCTTATATCTATAGCAAAAGAAGGTTTTGATGTAAGTAAAATTGGTGGAGAAGCAGATATAAAGGATCCTGATGAGCTACCTGAATCTTCAAAATCAATAATAAAGAAAATAGAAAGTGTGTTGAAAGATCGCGTTAAATCAGTTAAAGTTTCTTCTCGTTTAGTAGATTCCCCTGCATGTGTTCTTGTAGAAAAAAATGAACTAAGTCCTCATATGGTTCGTATTTTAAAAGATGCAGGACAGAATCCGCCAGAATCTAAATTTATTTTGGAAATAAATCCTGAGCATGATTTTTTTAAGAAATTAAGTGATTTAGATGAGGCTGCTTTTGAGCAATGGTCAAACTTGTTGCTTGACCAGGCGATTTTGACTAGTGGAGGTAATTTAAAAGATCCAGCTGCTTTCGTGAGATGTTTAAATAGTATCCTTTTAAAAACTTAA
- a CDS encoding pyridoxal-phosphate dependent enzyme → MKNNLSLPNAEDIALASKRIAGYVCKTPVLVSTDINDKFNANFFFKCENLQITGAFKFRGAFNALVNLKEQEKKLGVITFSSGNHAQAIAKASEILGIKSTILMPKDAPKIKISNTKKHNNCNIILYDRYNDDREQILDQLIKKTGAIPISSYNNNDVIAGSGTVVKELFEEVYDLDAVFMGVGGGGLLSGSSLYIKEKKPLCNVYGVEPINANDAQISLRTGILTRIGTPQTIADGAQTQSLGEKNFFIIQKYVKDILTVSDSQLIDSMSTLANKLKIIAEPTGCLGFAAIQNIRNEIKNKRIGIIITGGNIDLINFIHLIKSNFKLQ, encoded by the coding sequence ATGAAAAATAATCTTTCATTACCAAATGCCGAAGATATTGCGCTAGCATCTAAAAGAATTGCTGGTTATGTTTGTAAAACACCAGTTTTAGTATCTACAGATATTAATGATAAATTTAATGCTAATTTTTTTTTCAAATGTGAGAATTTACAAATCACAGGAGCATTTAAATTTAGAGGAGCATTTAACGCTTTGGTAAATTTAAAAGAACAAGAAAAAAAATTAGGAGTTATTACCTTTTCATCTGGCAATCATGCTCAAGCAATAGCAAAAGCATCTGAAATATTGGGCATAAAATCAACTATTCTCATGCCTAAAGATGCACCTAAGATTAAAATATCTAATACTAAAAAACATAACAATTGCAATATAATACTATATGACAGGTATAATGATGATAGAGAACAAATATTAGATCAATTAATAAAAAAGACTGGAGCCATCCCAATTTCTTCATATAATAATAATGATGTGATAGCTGGATCAGGTACAGTAGTAAAAGAACTATTTGAAGAAGTTTATGATTTAGATGCTGTATTTATGGGAGTAGGAGGTGGTGGTTTATTATCTGGCTCATCATTATATATAAAAGAAAAAAAACCACTTTGTAACGTATATGGTGTAGAACCAATAAATGCTAATGATGCACAAATATCATTAAGAACAGGAATTCTAACCAGAATAGGCACTCCTCAAACTATAGCGGATGGAGCACAAACCCAATCTCTAGGAGAAAAAAATTTTTTTATTATTCAAAAATATGTGAAAGATATTTTAACAGTAAGCGACTCACAACTAATTGACTCTATGTCCACACTGGCAAATAAACTAAAAATTATTGCAGAACCAACAGGTTGTTTAGGATTTGCAGCGATACAGAATATCAGGAACGAAATTAAAAATAAAAGAATAGGAATAATAATTACTGGAGGCAATATAGATTTGATAAATTTTATACATCTGATAAAATCAAATTTTAAATTGCAATAA
- a CDS encoding Mrp/NBP35 family ATP-binding protein → MSITAEQIRAILHGIKDHNGIDILNKYSKVFIDIKEELVIINLELNYLVNEAIDVLIREKIIHALGNLGVLNTSINIKYQVIAHVTSNLLKSYPDVKNIIAVSSGKGGVGKSTVAANLAYSLSLLGARVGLVDADIYGPSIPIILGVNDQPEIVDSDRMLPILKHGIQVNSLGFLLDYDSPAILRGPMITKIFEQLVSKTKWCDLDYLIVDMPPGTGDIALSLAKNIPTVGVVIVTTPQDVSLMDVRRCIKMYKKVGTKILGIIENMSSYICPHCMNTSNLFGSGGGKRISKQYGIPLMGELPFDNYIRSQSDIGEFLIFHNPSNNIANKYLDMSIRLSRYIALLPKNDRNVFPPIVSR, encoded by the coding sequence ATGAGTATAACTGCAGAACAAATTAGAGCAATATTACATGGTATAAAAGATCATAATGGTATAGATATTTTAAATAAATACTCTAAGGTTTTTATAGATATAAAAGAAGAATTGGTAATAATAAATTTAGAGTTAAATTATCTAGTTAATGAAGCTATAGATGTATTAATCAGAGAAAAAATTATTCATGCTCTTGGTAATTTAGGTGTTTTAAATACATCTATTAATATTAAATACCAAGTTATTGCACATGTAACTAGTAACTTACTAAAATCATATCCAGATGTTAAGAATATTATTGCAGTTTCTTCGGGTAAAGGAGGTGTTGGAAAGAGCACTGTTGCTGCTAATCTTGCTTATTCATTAAGCTTATTAGGAGCTAGGGTAGGCCTAGTTGATGCTGATATCTATGGTCCTAGTATTCCTATAATTTTAGGAGTTAATGATCAACCTGAAATTGTTGATAGTGATAGAATGCTTCCTATTTTAAAACATGGTATTCAAGTAAATTCATTAGGGTTCTTATTGGATTATGATTCGCCAGCTATATTACGTGGGCCAATGATTACGAAAATATTTGAACAGTTAGTCAGCAAAACCAAATGGTGTGATTTGGACTATCTTATTGTGGATATGCCGCCAGGAACTGGTGATATCGCACTCAGTTTGGCAAAAAATATTCCTACTGTAGGGGTGGTCATAGTTACGACACCACAAGATGTGTCTTTGATGGACGTTAGGCGTTGTATAAAGATGTATAAAAAAGTTGGAACTAAAATACTTGGAATTATAGAAAATATGTCTTCTTATATATGCCCTCATTGTATGAATACCAGTAATCTTTTTGGTAGTGGTGGAGGCAAGCGTATATCTAAGCAGTATGGTATACCATTAATGGGAGAATTGCCGTTTGATAATTATATTCGTAGTCAGTCTGATATTGGAGAATTTTTAATATTTCATAATCCATCAAATAATATTGCTAATAAATATTTAGATATGTCTATTAGACTATCAAGATATATAGCTCTTTTACCAAAGAATGATAGGAATGTTTTTCCACCTATAGTATCCAGATAA
- a CDS encoding BamA/TamA family outer membrane protein, with the protein MFFSYAFCHTEILIESEDLPREVVDATLNSVRSIAQLIEDQDGGEINRLRRRAYDSVMTSLASEGYFCPIVNFDINNESCNEKWKISITSGKRAIVSKLNLRFTGRISHHDYEDRIEKLKNSWVLPVGNVFTNNNWASAKKKLLYSITSRDFLLAKITNSEAKINTETAEVELSLAIDSGPLVLTGAVHTHGFVKIPPSIVYRYTNYQQNQPFNQDLLDDWQQYLQSTKFFSGAFITIDSMHDNLFKKNIFINSHEDKYSLFNFDNNLTINSSQLNLSNYDNKEEVTLPVHVIVIESPLKQMVSSIGIDDGAAGLRFESVYKQNMVKDFPVTLSSGVGIDRLHKRFFVDINLLPQANGKRDSFGILWDTSDAHGLKVTRSAFGFTRSNNGYNSIYQDKNSISYETSYHSLLAYDYIEVKHDCSFSLPTVTNTFSVSRFNVDSKYNPKQGNISAMSLAIGLSLNKISPYARIKFRSQYWWPIFSNGIATLRAEFGKIWPSNNQILIPDDFGFRIGGARSIRGYAYQSIGSQREFAVVGASMMSVVSAEYNHYFNERFGFSYFIDLGDAFNFVNQMRLAMGYGIGLRIRTPAGPLSLDLAYSHRYHDLKLHFSLGIVF; encoded by the coding sequence ATGTTTTTTTCATATGCATTTTGTCATACTGAAATCTTAATTGAATCTGAAGATTTGCCTAGAGAAGTTGTAGATGCAACTTTGAATTCTGTTCGTTCTATTGCTCAGTTAATTGAAGATCAAGATGGAGGAGAGATTAATAGGCTACGACGTAGAGCTTATGATTCTGTTATGACATCTTTAGCATCTGAGGGCTATTTTTGCCCAATAGTAAATTTTGATATTAATAATGAAAGTTGTAATGAGAAATGGAAGATAAGTATTACTTCTGGCAAACGAGCTATAGTTTCAAAATTAAATCTAAGATTTACAGGTCGTATCAGTCATCATGATTATGAAGATCGTATAGAGAAATTAAAGAATAGTTGGGTTCTTCCAGTTGGTAATGTTTTTACAAATAATAACTGGGCTAGTGCTAAAAAAAAATTATTATACTCTATAACATCTAGAGACTTTTTATTAGCTAAAATAACTAATTCTGAAGCTAAAATAAATACAGAAACAGCAGAAGTGGAATTATCATTAGCAATAGATAGTGGCCCACTTGTTTTAACTGGTGCAGTTCACACTCATGGTTTTGTTAAGATTCCACCTAGTATAGTCTATAGGTACACAAATTATCAACAGAATCAACCTTTTAATCAGGATCTATTAGATGATTGGCAGCAGTATCTGCAGTCAACAAAATTTTTTAGTGGTGCATTTATAACTATTGACTCAATGCATGATAACCTTTTTAAGAAAAATATTTTTATTAATAGTCATGAAGATAAATACAGTTTATTTAATTTTGATAATAACCTAACGATCAATTCAAGTCAGCTTAATTTATCTAATTATGATAATAAAGAAGAGGTTACCTTACCAGTTCATGTAATAGTTATTGAATCACCATTAAAACAGATGGTGTCTTCTATTGGCATTGATGATGGTGCGGCAGGATTAAGGTTCGAAAGTGTTTATAAGCAAAACATGGTTAAAGATTTTCCAGTTACTTTGTCTTCTGGAGTTGGAATCGATAGGCTACATAAAAGATTTTTTGTTGATATCAATCTTTTACCACAAGCTAATGGAAAAAGGGATTCTTTTGGAATTTTGTGGGATACTTCTGATGCGCATGGCTTAAAAGTAACTCGTTCTGCTTTTGGTTTTACAAGATCAAATAATGGGTATAATAGCATTTATCAAGATAAAAATAGCATAAGTTATGAAACTAGTTATCACTCTTTATTGGCGTATGATTATATTGAGGTAAAGCATGACTGTAGTTTTTCTTTGCCGACAGTTACTAATACTTTTTCAGTGTCTCGTTTTAATGTAGATAGTAAATATAATCCTAAGCAAGGTAATATTTCAGCTATGAGTCTAGCTATAGGTTTGTCTTTAAATAAAATTAGTCCATATGCACGTATAAAATTTAGGTCTCAATATTGGTGGCCTATTTTTAGTAATGGTATTGCTACTTTGAGAGCTGAATTTGGTAAAATTTGGCCATCTAATAACCAAATATTAATCCCAGACGATTTTGGTTTTCGCATAGGTGGAGCTAGATCTATTAGGGGATATGCTTATCAAAGCATAGGATCTCAAAGAGAATTTGCCGTTGTTGGAGCTAGTATGATGTCTGTTGTAAGTGCTGAGTATAATCATTACTTTAATGAAAGATTTGGATTTAGTTATTTTATTGATTTAGGGGATGCTTTTAATTTTGTTAATCAGATGAGATTAGCTATGGGCTACGGTATTGGGTTGAGAATTCGGACTCCAGCTGGTCCATTATCATTAGATTTAGCTTATAGTCATAGGTATCATGATTTGAAATTACATTTTTCTTTAGGAATTGTATTTTGA
- the thiS gene encoding sulfur carrier protein ThiS, producing MKIQLNGKELDVQNNISISELLSSLQHDNKKIAIELNGNIIQKNRYHETFLKNEDIVEIVSAIGGG from the coding sequence ATGAAAATTCAACTTAATGGCAAAGAATTAGACGTTCAAAACAATATTTCTATATCAGAACTGCTATCAAGCTTACAGCATGATAATAAGAAAATAGCAATAGAATTAAATGGAAATATAATACAAAAAAATAGATACCATGAAACATTCTTAAAAAACGAAGATATTGTAGAAATAGTATCAGCTATAGGTGGTGGTTAA
- a CDS encoding AI-2E family transporter yields the protein MSPVLPPFLIVRWLLLLIIVTGLYFIKSFLMPSLAALIIGLASWPIYQRVLYIFGGRNTLAASVSLLFFLLVLVIPITWAFAYTAHEASIFIKWAITANRNGIEIPTWISSIPLLGDKLSDYWNLYFGESYALGKTVQMISGEHLGNIYRMLLSATGNVFHSLLSVFFMLITLFFVYRDGKNILSQIDILGKSMLPDRWIQLSRLVPAMISSTVTGMALIAMGEGVILGFAYWVSGVPSFVSLGLITCFLALVPGGAPFIFTMVSLYLLASGRVFAAIGLFIWGTLELFIVDKTIRPKLVGGPVKLPFLPTFFGLVGGLKTLGLIGLFIGPVLMALIVSIWREWVSDTKNKNQNQIINND from the coding sequence ATGTCTCCAGTATTACCCCCATTTTTAATAGTTCGTTGGTTATTGTTATTGATTATAGTAACAGGACTTTATTTTATAAAAAGTTTTCTAATGCCTTCTTTGGCTGCGCTAATTATTGGTTTAGCTAGCTGGCCAATTTATCAGCGTGTTTTGTATATTTTTGGTGGTAGAAATACATTAGCTGCTTCCGTTTCCTTATTGTTTTTTTTATTGGTTTTAGTTATTCCCATTACATGGGCTTTTGCTTATACAGCCCATGAAGCTAGTATTTTCATCAAATGGGCAATTACAGCCAATAGAAATGGAATAGAAATTCCGACATGGATATCTTCTATACCTCTTTTAGGAGATAAATTATCAGATTATTGGAATTTGTATTTTGGTGAATCTTATGCTTTAGGTAAGACAGTACAAATGATAAGTGGAGAACATCTTGGTAATATATATCGTATGTTATTGTCTGCTACAGGAAATGTTTTTCATTCATTATTATCAGTCTTCTTTATGCTAATTACACTGTTTTTTGTATATAGGGATGGTAAGAATATTTTATCCCAGATAGATATTCTTGGGAAAAGCATGTTACCTGATAGATGGATTCAATTATCACGATTAGTGCCAGCAATGATTAGTTCCACAGTGACAGGAATGGCTCTTATTGCAATGGGTGAAGGGGTAATTCTTGGTTTTGCTTATTGGGTTTCTGGTGTGCCTTCATTTGTTTCATTAGGTTTAATCACATGTTTTTTAGCCTTAGTTCCTGGTGGAGCTCCTTTTATATTTACCATGGTTTCATTATATTTGTTAGCATCAGGAAGAGTATTTGCAGCTATAGGTTTATTTATTTGGGGCACTTTAGAATTATTTATTGTTGATAAGACTATTAGGCCTAAATTAGTAGGAGGTCCAGTGAAACTACCTTTCTTACCAACATTTTTCGGTTTGGTAGGGGGGTTAAAAACGCTTGGTTTGATAGGTTTGTTTATAGGTCCTGTGCTAATGGCATTGATAGTTTCTATATGGCGCGAATGGGTTTCAGATACCAAAAACAAAAACCAAAATCAGATAATTAATAATGATTAG